The DNA segment GTATCGTCACTGACCACCTGGGTACCCCTGTGGAAATGTATGATGAGCACGGGGAACGGGTTTGGTCTTGCGAGCTCGACATCTACGGAAACGTAAGAAAGTTTATTCTTAAGGGCGATCACAACGCCTGTCCGTTCCGCTACCCGGGCCAATATGAGGACGTGGAGACTGGGCTCTACTACAACCGTTTCCGCTACTACTCGCCACATGAAGGTATGTACACGCAACAGGATCCGATTGGTTTGGCTGGAGGCATACGCCTGTATGGGTATGTAGATGACCCGATTATTTGGGTGGACGTGTTCGGGCTTAAGAAGAATGGCGGCGGTAAGGGCAGCGATTCAACGGAGCAATGTCGTGGTGGGGGAACGGGGAATCTTGATCCGAAACTTTCTGAACTTCATGGGAAATTAGACGAACTTGCTGAAAAACATTTATTACCACAATATAAAGAGATCGACCCTAACCTCAAGGCAGGCTACACAGGTTCCTTCAAGACTGGCACTGTTGGAAATCCAAAGAAACCGACATTTGGTCAACCGATTAATTTACAAAAGTATGATATTGATTTTTATATTGAAAGTGATATTTTATTCGAGAAATTTGGTAATAGTCTAAAAGCAAATCCTGAATTTAGAAAAATACTTTCTAAGACACCTGGATTTGAAGGGCTCAAGCCGAATAAACAAGGGTTCTCAATTAAATTCAAGCCATTTAGAAAATAGGAGCTATTCCTGTAATGAATTAATATGAGATTTGAACAAAAAAAGCGCCTCCTGTATGCTGGGTCTTGGAATGCGAACCATTCACTGCCCTAATTAGAAGGAGGACGCTCAAATGAAGTATAAGCTAAAAGAGAAACAGAATCAACGCATTTTGGACATTACAGATCAAACCTTGGTTGTCGGTGCAGATATTGCAAAGGACACCCATGTTGCCAGAGCGATCGATTTTCGCGGAATCGAGCTTGGCAAAGACTGTGTATTTGAAAACAGCCGTAAGGGACTCTCGAAACTCGTATCGTGGATGAAGGCATTGCAGAGGCAGTACGCCAAAACAGATATTGTGTTTGGCATTGAGCCCACCGGACACTACTGGTTTCCCCTGGCTGAGTTCTTGCAAGACAAGGGCATTCGTATCGTGGTCGTGAATCCTCATCATGTGCATAAGAGCAAGGAACTGGAGGATAACTCCCAGACTAAAAATGACTACAAGGATGCCAAAGTGATTGCGGATCTTGTCCGTAACGGTCACTATACCGAACCCCAACTACCGACTAGCGTTTACGCAGATTTGAGAATTCTCATGAATATGCGTGAGAAAACGATGGTCAGTTTGGGGCAAGTCCAAAGACGGATTCAAAACTGGCTCGATCGGTTTTTCCCGGAGTTTAACAACGTTTTTAAGAGCTGGGAGGGCAAAGCCGCGCTCGTCACGTTGACTGAGTTTCCATTGCCGCAAGAGATCGTAGCCCTTGGCGCCACTGCGATCCTCGGGCGATGGAAGCAAGACGTACAGCGAGCCGTAGGGATAAAGCGAGCTGAAAAGCTTGTGGAAGCTGCCTCTGAATCCATTGGACTCACAGAAGGTACCACTGCTGCTAAGTTAGAGTTACACACTTGGATGCAACAGTACGCCTTATTTACACAACAACTGGAAGAGATCATGAATCAAGTGGAGTTATTACTCAAACAGATTCCTGGCACACAGGAAATGCTCACTATTCCGGGTGTAGGAATCACGACACTTGCTGGCTTCCTAGCAGAAACCGGTGACCTATCTCGGTATAGCCACGGTCAACAGATTATCCGTCTCGCGGGACTTAACCTGCGAGAAAACAGTTCTGGAAAGAAAAAGGGTCGAACGACGATCAGCAAACGAGGTCGATCACGTCTTCGAGCACTACTTTTCCGAGCCGTGTTGCCCATGGTGGCAAAGAACCCGGAGTTTAAAGCGATGCATCAGTATTATACGCAGCGCCAGGTCAATCCGTTGAAAAAGAAACAGTCTATTGTGGCGCTTTGTGGAAAACTGATTCGCATTTTACACACGTTAGGCACAAGGAAAATCGTATACAATGCCGCTGATGTCTTAGGACCGGTTCGCCGGGCTCAGCTTCAGTTGGCTGCTTAAATCAATCACGTTCAGGTCGATAGACTCACTATATGCTTAGGATCAATACAGAGACAATGGAAGCACGGATTAGCCGCAGGAACTATTCCATAAGGGCAACGACCCAGTAAAGGAGCGAGAAACGGCGTCCACCCCTTGAGAGGTAGAACGAAGGAATGTAAGGGCATAGACCCCGTGTGACATGGGAGGGTAAACCATCAAGGAAGTGTTGTGGATATCCAAGGTGCGATCATACGGAAACCACTTTTTTTTGGAAAATCCATTCCAATCTCTGTTCCCGCACACTGCCGAAAGGAAATAAATTCAATAAACTTCCCGTTATATCCACCTCTCGAGGTAGTCAATGTTAAAATTCTAAGGAAATGTGAGAAAGAGCGAGAAAATATTAATTTATAGTGGGAGGTCAAGATGGAGAATATAGATGAGGTATTTGGTGCTTACGCACAGGTGTTTATTCAATACGAAGGCATTCTACAGGATTTAGGCTTAAAAATAGAAGAAGGTTTAGATATACCTTCATTGAGGTATGAAAATTTGGAAGATGAACCTTATGAATTGGTGGGTTACACCGAGGTTTTTGGTTTTGAGATTGAACTATGCGCCATGCTGGATAATGAAAAGTGGCCCAATTATCAATTTTCTCTTAAAGCAACAACTACTGATTCATTTCAAGAAATCATGAATAACCGTATGTTCGATATTTCGCTATGGCTGGCAAGATATATTTCACTAATGTGTGAAGTAACAACCATGGCGGAAAATGTAGATAAACAGACAGGTCAATCGTTCTATTACAATAATACCACATTAAAAAGAGAATGTAGTTTTATTAAAGGGGAGAAATAGTTCTAAGCCATAAAGAGGTAAACAACCTCTTTATGGCTTTTTATGTAGTGCGGTCAGCCTAGAAAGCATCTTCTAGCTGATGGAAATTCGATTTAATGAGGTCAAGTGCAGGCGTGTAAGCGAAATTTATGTGCAATAGCGTATGTACGATATTATCTGTCGGAGACGAGGCGAGCGACATACCCAGGCATTTGACAAAACCAGATGAAAAATTGTACGCAGTATTTACAGTAAAGCATGTCTGACGACATCGGCAACCTGATCGAGAAGCTCGATCCCGACGGCACCCGCTGGCGTTACGCCTATTACGGCAACGGCATGATGAGCAAGGTCGTCCGTCCCGACGGCAAGGAAGTTATTTTCACGTATGACAGCCTGGGAAGGCGGATTGAGAAGCACTTTGACGGTGTAGTACACTGTTATGTGTGGGATGGAAATACAATCCTGCATGAGTGGGAAGCCGAGAGTCGGTTGGCTGGGGAGAGTAAGTATTTAGAGGATGGAGATTTTGAGTTTGGGCGGTCTCAGGCCATTTCTGATAAATCAGGGCAAGAACCCGATCCAGCAAGTCTCATCACTTGGGTTTTTGAAGACGGCACCTTCCATCCGGCAGCGAAAATTACGTCCGAGGGTCATTACAGTATCGTCACTGACCACCTGGGTACCCCTGTGGAAATGTATGATGAGCACGGGGAACGGGTATGGTCTTGTGAACTCGACATCTACGGGAATGTGAGAAAGTTTATTCTTAAGGGTGATCACAACGCCTGTCCGTTTCGCTACCCGGGCCAATATGAGGACGTGGAGACCGGGCTGTATTACAACCGTTTACGCTATTACTCGCCACATGAAGGCATGTACACGCAGCAGGATCCGATTGGTTTGGCTGGAGGCATACGCCTGTATGGGTATGTAGATGATCCGATTATTTGGGTGGATGTGTTCGGGCTTAAGAAGAATGGT comes from the Paenibacillus lentus genome and includes:
- a CDS encoding RHS repeat domain-containing protein is translated as MVKQLISKTGGREHRKIRYEWDVNNRLKLITNGLTGKRTLFNHDDFGTLIGATDQYGKIFHMSDDVGNLYSTGHRTDRKYGPGGRLLEFEGTKYSYDEEGNLIEKLDPDGTRWRYAYYGNGMMSKVVRPDGKEVIFTYDSLGRRIEKHFDGVVHCYVWDGNTILHEWEAVSGLAGESKDLGDGDSEIGQSQAIFGKSGQEPDPASLITWVFEDGTFHPAAKITSEGHYSIVTDHLGTPVEMYDEHGERVWSCELDIYGNVRKFILKGDHNACPFRYPGQYEDVETGLYYNRFRYYSPHEGMYTQQDPIGLAGGIRLYGYVDDPIIWVDVFGLKKNGGGKGSDSTEQCRGGGTGNLDPKLSELHGKLDELAEKHLLPQYKEIDPNLKAGYTGSFKTGTVGNPKKPTFGQPINLQKYDIDFYIESDILFEKFGNSLKANPEFRKILSKTPGFEGLKPNKQGFSIKFKPFRK
- a CDS encoding IS110 family transposase, with the translated sequence MKYKLKEKQNQRILDITDQTLVVGADIAKDTHVARAIDFRGIELGKDCVFENSRKGLSKLVSWMKALQRQYAKTDIVFGIEPTGHYWFPLAEFLQDKGIRIVVVNPHHVHKSKELEDNSQTKNDYKDAKVIADLVRNGHYTEPQLPTSVYADLRILMNMREKTMVSLGQVQRRIQNWLDRFFPEFNNVFKSWEGKAALVTLTEFPLPQEIVALGATAILGRWKQDVQRAVGIKRAEKLVEAASESIGLTEGTTAAKLELHTWMQQYALFTQQLEEIMNQVELLLKQIPGTQEMLTIPGVGITTLAGFLAETGDLSRYSHGQQIIRLAGLNLRENSSGKKKGRTTISKRGRSRLRALLFRAVLPMVAKNPEFKAMHQYYTQRQVNPLKKKQSIVALCGKLIRILHTLGTRKIVYNAADVLGPVRRAQLQLAA
- a CDS encoding RHS repeat domain-containing protein, encoding MSDDIGNLIEKLDPDGTRWRYAYYGNGMMSKVVRPDGKEVIFTYDSLGRRIEKHFDGVVHCYVWDGNTILHEWEAESRLAGESKYLEDGDFEFGRSQAISDKSGQEPDPASLITWVFEDGTFHPAAKITSEGHYSIVTDHLGTPVEMYDEHGERVWSCELDIYGNVRKFILKGDHNACPFRYPGQYEDVETGLYYNRLRYYSPHEGMYTQQDPIGLAGGIRLYGYVDDPIIWVDVFGLKKNGGSKGSDSTEQCRGGGTGKLERSEHAVLRSKEGRPVGSAINDVQKARQSDVLVQGDGRWVIKGDNSRIHIVEADGSQVITSFKNPSKNTNMRIQDGRWIRPSEAELQQFKEIFSDYVRW